A genomic stretch from Oscarella lobularis chromosome 11, ooOscLobu1.1, whole genome shotgun sequence includes:
- the LOC136193153 gene encoding mitochondrial tRNA methylthiotransferase CDK5RAP1-like isoform X2, with the protein MSLRSFSARSVLKAHRLLSTAFYRDAASRGFGRKVYFEVYGCQMNVSDSEVAWSILKDEGFSRTKEAHDADVILAVTCSVRENAEQKIWNRLDYFNSLKKKAPKERSSVKVGILGCMAERLKKKLLETNGLVDFVAGPDAYRDLPSLLTLAESGQEAMNVALSMEETYADVTPLRFNTDSPTALLSIMRGCNNMCSFCIVPFTRGRERSRPFSSVIRECRHLIEQGVKEITLLGQNVNSYGDKLETSDVSSDDVELSRGFTEIYKRRKRGFRFVHLLDQISKINPEVRIRFTSPHPKDFPDDLLQLIQSRPNLCNHIHLPAQSGSTSVLKRMRRGYSREAYLDLVQLIRKTIPGVHISSDVIVGFCGETDEEFQDTMSLMNLVQYDMAYMFAYSMRQKTHAYHKLNDDVPKDVKQKRLQEVVTAFYSLAEKKQREKIGQRHLVLVEGASKRSKSDLSGRNDGNIRVVFPDVTMPDKLTFTGGHARAVPGDYVAVEITDATSISLLGKPLWKTSLAEWSAEEATGR; encoded by the exons ATGTCGCTGCGTTCGTTCTCTGCGCGATCTGTTCTCAAAGCTCACCGCCTCTTGTCAACAGCTTTTTATAGAGACGCAGCAAGTCGTGGATTTGGTCGAAAAG tcTATTTCGAAGTGTACGGATGCCAAATGAACGTGAGCGACTCCGAAGTCGCATGGTCAATCCTGAAAGACGAGGGATTTTCGAGAACGAAAGAAGCGCACGAC GCGGATGTGATTTTGGCCGTGACCTGTTCTGTTCG AGAAAATGCAGAACAGAAAATTTGGAATCGACTAGACTATTTCAATAGTCTTAAGAAGAAGGCACCCAAGGAGAGATCTTCCGTCAAAGTTGGGATACTGG GTTGCATGGCAGAGAGACTCAAGAAGAAGCTTCTAGAGACGAACGGCTTAGTCGACTTTGTTGCTGGACCAG ATGCGTACAGAGACTTGCCTTCGTTATTGACCCTAGCTGAAAGTGGTCAAGAAGCCA tgaATGTTGCACTGTCGATGGAAGAAACGTATGCTGACGTGACGCCCTTGAGATTCAATACAGACTCGCCAACGGCACTCCT ATCCATAATGCGCGGTTGCAATAACATGTGCAGTTTTTGCATTGTGCCGTTCACCcgaggacgagaacgaagtcGACCGTTTTCATCTGTTATAAGAGAGTGTCGTCATCTAATAGAACAG GGTGTAAAGGAGATAACTCTTCTGGGACAGAATGTCAATAGCTATGGGGACAAGCTCGAGACtagcgacgtttcgtcggaTGACGTTGAATTGAGTCGAGGTTTCACGGAGATCTACAAGAGACGAAAGAGGGGGTTTCGATTTGTTCATCTTTTGGATCAAATATCGAAA aTTAATCCGGAAGTGAGAATAAGGTTCACTTCACCGCATCCAAAGGATTTTCCAGATGAC TTACTTCAACTGATTCAAAGTAGGCCGAATTTGTGCAATCACATTCACCTTCCCGCTCAGAGTGGAAGCACGAGCGTTCTCAAGCGAATGAGACGCGG ATACAGTAGGGAGGCGTATCTTGATCTGGTTCAGCtaataagaaaaacaattccTG GTGTTCACATAAGCAGTGATGTCATTGTTGGATTTTGCGGAGAGACTGACGAGGAGTTTCAGGACACGATGTCTCTGATGAATCTCGTGCAGTATGACATGGCGTACATGTTTGCCTATAGCATGAGACAG AAAACTCATGCTTATCATAAGctaaacgacgacgtgcctAAGGACGTGAAACAGAAGCGGTTACAAGAGGTTGTGACTGCGTTTTACTCTCTGGCGGAGAAAAAGCAACGGGAAAAAATCGGCCAACGTCACTTGGTGTTAGTCGAAGGG GCGAGTAAGCGATCAAAGTCCGATCTTTCTGGAAGGAATGATGGGAAtattcgcgtcgttttccctgacgtcacgatgCCTGATAAATTGACGTTTACTGGGGGTCATGCGAGAGCGGTACCCGGGGATTACGTCGCTGTTGAA ATAACagacgcgacgtcgatttcgcttctTGGAAAGCCTTTATGGAAGACGTCTCTAGCGGAGTGGTCGGCGGAAGAAGCGACAGGTCGGTGA
- the LOC136193152 gene encoding kelch-like protein 20 gives MVKKIAFQTRGKTKTAMATIDSYRKSNYLCDVVICTEDGQRFPAHRIILASASDFFSAMFGGAFLESERNRTDDDVAIRNVEGAAMKMLIEYAYRGKTECPESAENVLSLYEAAQYIQMDELVRMCSDWLKDHVDHSNCVSIGIVADKYGNSDLLRIADDFAARNLFLVAESEDFLSLSFERVIRTLSRGDIRVKSEGEFLNILHKWIEHDEASRRRHVEALSKFVRFPLTDFDESKDVLSGLDLVSHYHSSDGGTIRRQLGCDAVLLVAGGGSNEPETVSKEARIYDAYSDTWSTFPSLAVGTYSSRIATSCDVTYAFGGYTSFNCSSRIVQRYDAEQRRWVDDVPPMSTSRAVNEIVCCTNRIYGISNSYCKSGCEVFDPEKKAWAPVSVSQSDFQDDSYIVCSVADKIYVIGFTGGCELGYKMYDPREDRWCKLELFRDLPNEYVSLLDPCNLYATMGDRVYIYPWKWCNNGALIFDGRSERFSFVENFFPLSDCFGLAYDVDSKRMFMLGSENCEQQVAVYEERVNRWHCRAFERKDDITDFGCAVVDRKLMF, from the coding sequence ATGGTAAAAAAGATCGCTTTCCAGACGCgcggaaaaacgaaaactGCAATGGCAACGATCGACTCTtatcgaaaatcgaattatCTGTGCGACGTCGTTATCTGCACCGAAGACGGTCAACGATTTCCAGCGCACAGAATAATACTCGCTTCCGCCAGCGATTTCTTTAGTGCAATGTTCGGAGGAGCGTTTCTAGAGAGCGAACGCAACcgaaccgacgacgacgtcgctattCGGAACGTCGAAGGAGCAGCAATGAAGATGCTAATCGAATACGCCTACAGAGGAAAAACCGAATGCCCTGAATCCGCTGAGAACGTTCTATCTCTTTACGAAGCGGCTCAATATATTCAAATGGACGAACTCGTTCGAATGTGCAGCGACTGGCTCAAAGACCACGTGGACCATTCCAATTGCGTCAGCATCGGGATTGTTGCGGATAAATACGGTAATTCGGATTTACTCCGAATTGCTGATGACTTTGCGGCGCgaaatctttttcttgtggCGGAGAGCGAggattttctctcgctttcgttcGAACGCGTGATCAGGACTTTATCTCGGGGCGATATCCGCGTGAAATCGGAAGGCGAATTTCTGAATATTTTGCATAAGTGGATCGAGCACGATGaggcgtctcgtcgacgtcacgtcgaagCGCTGTCGAAATTCGTCCGATTTCCACTAACTGATTTTGACGAATCGAAGGACGTTCTTTCGGGTCTCGACTTGGTGTCCCATTATCACTCGTCAGACGGCGGGACCATTCGGCGTCAGCTCGGATGCGACGCGGTTCTACTAGTTGCCGGCGGGGGAAGCAATGAACCAGAAACAGTTAGCAAAGAAGCTAGAATATATGACGCCTACAGCGACACGTGGAGTACGTTTCCTTCCCTGGCAGTGGGAACGTATTCCTCAAGGATTGCGACATCTTGTGACGTGACTTACGCTTTCGGTGGTTATACGTCATTCAATTGTAGTAGTAGAATTGTTCAGCGATATGATGCTGAACAACGGCGATGGGTGGACGACGTGCCACCTATGTCTACTTCAAGAGCAGTGAACGAAATAGTTTGTTGTACCAATCGCATCTACGGTATCAGCAACAGTTATTGTAAGTCGGGCTGTGAAGTGTTTGAtccagagaagaaagcgtgGGCACCCGTTTCCGTTTCTCAGAGTGACTTTCAGGATGACAGCTACATTGTATGTTCGGTGGCTGACAAGATTTATGTAATTGGCTTTACCGGCGGTTGTGAATTGGGCTATAAGATGTACGATCCACGGGAAGATCGTTGGTGTAAACTTGAGCTTTTTCGAGACTTGCCAAATGAATACGTCTCACTACTGGATCCTTGTAATTTATACGCCACCATGGGAGACCGAGTATACATTTATCCATGGAAATGGTGTAATAATGGTGCCCTAATTTTCGACGGTCGCAGCgagcgtttctctttcgttgaaaatttctttccactTTCGGACTGCTTTGGACTAGCTTACGATGTTGACAGCAAGAGGATGTTTATGCTAGGTTCTGAAAATTGCGAGCAACAAGTTGCTGTTTACGAGGAACGAGTAAACAGATGGCACTGTAGAGCCTTCGAAAGAAAGGACGACATCACAGATTTCGGATGCGCAGTCGTGGACAGAAAGCTGATGTTCTGA
- the LOC136193078 gene encoding kelch-like protein 20 translates to MATIDSYRESNYLCDVVICTEDGQRFPAHRIILASASDFFSAMFGGAFLESDRNRTDDDVAVRNVEGAAMKMLIEYAYRGRVECPKSAENVLSLYEAAQYVQIDELVRMCSDWLRWHVDASNCVSMGIVADKYGNSDLLRIADGTAARNLFLVAESEDFLSLAFERLSRILSRDDVRVKSEGEFLNILHKWIVHDEVSRRRHVEALSKFVRFRLIDFDESKDVLSGLDLVSHYHSSDGGTIQRQLGCDGVLLVAGGRYDKTQTVIKEARIYDANSDTWSTFPSLAVATFFSRIVTSCDVPYAFGGYTSFNCSSRIVQRYDAEQRRWVDDVPPMSTSRAMHEIVCSNNRIYGISNSYRKSGCEVFDPEKKAWAPLSVSQSDFQDDSYIVCSVADKIYVIGATGGWESGYKMYDPLEDRWCKLDLLRDLPNECYSLLDPCNLYATMGDRVYIHSWKCRKNGALIFDGRSEHFSFVENFFPLSDCCGLACDVDSKRMFMLGSGNCEQQVAVYEERVNRWYCRKRKYDIADFGCAVVGRKLMC, encoded by the coding sequence ATGGCAACGATCGACTCTTATCGAGAATCGAATTATCTGTGCGACGTCGTTATCTGCACCGAAGACGGTCAACGATTTCCAGCGCACCGAATAATACTCGCTTCCGCCAGCGATTTCTTTAGTGCAATGTTCGGAGGAGCGTTTCTAGAGAGCGACCGCAACcgaaccgacgacgacgtcgctgttcGGAACGTCGAAGGAGCAGCAATGAAGATGCTAATCGAATACGCCTACAGAGGAAGAGTCGAATGCCCTAAATCCGCTGAGAACGTTCTATCTCTTTACGAGGCGGCTCAATAtgttcaaatcgacgaactcgtTCGAATGTGCAGTGACTGGCTCAGATGGCACGTGGACGCGTCCAATTGCGTCAGCATGGGGATTGTTGCAGATAAATACGGTAATTCGGATTTACTCCGAATTGCTGATGGCACTGCGGCGCggaatctttttcttgtggCGGAAAGCGAggattttctctcgcttGCGTTCGAACGCTTGAGCAGGATTTTATCTCGGGACGATGTCCGCGTGAAATCGGAAGGCGAATTTCTGAATATTTTACACAAGTGGATCGTGCACGATGAAgtgtcgcgacgacgtcacgtcgaagCGCTGTCGAAATTCGTCCGATTTCGACtaatcgattttgacgaatcGAAGGACGTTCTTTCGGGTCTCGACTTGGTGTCCCATTATCACTCGTCGGACGGCGGGACCATTCAGCGTCAGCTCGGATGCGACGGGGTTCTACTAGTTGCCGGCGGGAGATACGATAAAACACAAACAGTTATCAAAGAAGCTAGAATATATGACGCCAACAGCGACACGTGGAGTACGTTTCCTTCCCTGGCAGTGGCAACGTTTTTCTCAAGGATTGTGACATCTTGTGACGTGCCTTACGCTTTCGGTGGTTATACGTCATTCAATTGTAGTAGTAGAATTGTTCAGCGATATGATGCTGAACAACGGCGATGGGTGGATGACGTGCCACCTATGTCTACTTCAAGAGCAATGCACGAAATAGTTTGCTCTAACAATCGCATCTACGGTATCAGCAACAGTTATCGTAAGTCGGGCTGTGAAGTGTTTGATCCAGAGAAGAAAGCATGGGCACCCCTTTCCGTTTCTCAGAGTGACTTTCAGGATGACAGCTACATTGTATGTTCGGTGGCTGACAAGATTTATGTAATTGGCGCTACCGGCGGTTGGGAATCGGGCTATAAGATGTACGATCCACTGGAAGACCGTTGGTGTAAACTTGATCTTTTGCGAGACCTGCCAAATGAATGCTACTCACTACTGGATCCTTGTAATTTATACGCCACCATGGGAGACCGAGTATACATTCATTCATGGAAATGTCGTAAAAATGGTGCGCTAATTTTCGACGGTCGCAGCGAgcatttctctttcgttgaaaatttctttccactTTCGGACTGCTGTGGACTAGCTTGTGATGTCGACAGCAAGAGGATGTTTATGCTAGGTTCTGGAAATTGCGAGCAACAAGTTGCTGTTTACGAGGAACGAGTAAACAGATGGTactgtagaaaaagaaagtacGACATCGCAGATTTCGGATGCGCAGTCGTGGGCAGAAAGCTGATGTGCTGA
- the LOC136193153 gene encoding mitochondrial tRNA methylthiotransferase CDK5RAP1-like isoform X1 — MSLRSFSARSVLKAHRLLSTAFYRDAASRGFGRKVYFEVYGCQMNVSDSEVAWSILKDEGFSRTKEAHDADVILAVTCSVRENAEQKIWNRLDYFNSLKKKAPKERSSVKVGILGCMAERLKKKLLETNGLVDFVAGPDAYRDLPSLLTLAESGQEASESSKSNPCQILFIFSVNVALSMEETYADVTPLRFNTDSPTALLSIMRGCNNMCSFCIVPFTRGRERSRPFSSVIRECRHLIEQGVKEITLLGQNVNSYGDKLETSDVSSDDVELSRGFTEIYKRRKRGFRFVHLLDQISKINPEVRIRFTSPHPKDFPDDLLQLIQSRPNLCNHIHLPAQSGSTSVLKRMRRGYSREAYLDLVQLIRKTIPGVHISSDVIVGFCGETDEEFQDTMSLMNLVQYDMAYMFAYSMRQKTHAYHKLNDDVPKDVKQKRLQEVVTAFYSLAEKKQREKIGQRHLVLVEGASKRSKSDLSGRNDGNIRVVFPDVTMPDKLTFTGGHARAVPGDYVAVEITDATSISLLGKPLWKTSLAEWSAEEATGR, encoded by the exons ATGTCGCTGCGTTCGTTCTCTGCGCGATCTGTTCTCAAAGCTCACCGCCTCTTGTCAACAGCTTTTTATAGAGACGCAGCAAGTCGTGGATTTGGTCGAAAAG tcTATTTCGAAGTGTACGGATGCCAAATGAACGTGAGCGACTCCGAAGTCGCATGGTCAATCCTGAAAGACGAGGGATTTTCGAGAACGAAAGAAGCGCACGAC GCGGATGTGATTTTGGCCGTGACCTGTTCTGTTCG AGAAAATGCAGAACAGAAAATTTGGAATCGACTAGACTATTTCAATAGTCTTAAGAAGAAGGCACCCAAGGAGAGATCTTCCGTCAAAGTTGGGATACTGG GTTGCATGGCAGAGAGACTCAAGAAGAAGCTTCTAGAGACGAACGGCTTAGTCGACTTTGTTGCTGGACCAG ATGCGTACAGAGACTTGCCTTCGTTATTGACCCTAGCTGAAAGTGGTCAAGAAGCCAGTGAGTCTTCAAAGTCAAATCCCTGTCAaatcttatttattttttcagtgaATGTTGCACTGTCGATGGAAGAAACGTATGCTGACGTGACGCCCTTGAGATTCAATACAGACTCGCCAACGGCACTCCT ATCCATAATGCGCGGTTGCAATAACATGTGCAGTTTTTGCATTGTGCCGTTCACCcgaggacgagaacgaagtcGACCGTTTTCATCTGTTATAAGAGAGTGTCGTCATCTAATAGAACAG GGTGTAAAGGAGATAACTCTTCTGGGACAGAATGTCAATAGCTATGGGGACAAGCTCGAGACtagcgacgtttcgtcggaTGACGTTGAATTGAGTCGAGGTTTCACGGAGATCTACAAGAGACGAAAGAGGGGGTTTCGATTTGTTCATCTTTTGGATCAAATATCGAAA aTTAATCCGGAAGTGAGAATAAGGTTCACTTCACCGCATCCAAAGGATTTTCCAGATGAC TTACTTCAACTGATTCAAAGTAGGCCGAATTTGTGCAATCACATTCACCTTCCCGCTCAGAGTGGAAGCACGAGCGTTCTCAAGCGAATGAGACGCGG ATACAGTAGGGAGGCGTATCTTGATCTGGTTCAGCtaataagaaaaacaattccTG GTGTTCACATAAGCAGTGATGTCATTGTTGGATTTTGCGGAGAGACTGACGAGGAGTTTCAGGACACGATGTCTCTGATGAATCTCGTGCAGTATGACATGGCGTACATGTTTGCCTATAGCATGAGACAG AAAACTCATGCTTATCATAAGctaaacgacgacgtgcctAAGGACGTGAAACAGAAGCGGTTACAAGAGGTTGTGACTGCGTTTTACTCTCTGGCGGAGAAAAAGCAACGGGAAAAAATCGGCCAACGTCACTTGGTGTTAGTCGAAGGG GCGAGTAAGCGATCAAAGTCCGATCTTTCTGGAAGGAATGATGGGAAtattcgcgtcgttttccctgacgtcacgatgCCTGATAAATTGACGTTTACTGGGGGTCATGCGAGAGCGGTACCCGGGGATTACGTCGCTGTTGAA ATAACagacgcgacgtcgatttcgcttctTGGAAAGCCTTTATGGAAGACGTCTCTAGCGGAGTGGTCGGCGGAAGAAGCGACAGGTCGGTGA
- the LOC136193077 gene encoding kelch-like protein diablo, whose translation MTTIDSYRESNYLCDVVVVTEDGLRFPAHRIILASASDFFSTMFGGAFLESDRNQTDVAIRNIEGAAMKMLIEYAYREEIECPESVENVLSLYKAAHYIQMDELVRMCSDWLKRHVDAFNCVSIGIVADKYGNSDLLRVADRIAANSIFLVAESEDFLSLSIEHVSRILSRDDIRVKSEGEFLNILHKWIVHDEVSRRRHVEALSKFVRFQLIDFDESKDVLSGLDLVSHYHSSDGGTIQRQLGCDGVILLAGGRCCYKNKVTKEARIYDANSDTWSTFPSLAVGTYSSRIVTSCDVLYALGGYTSYGGDSSSIVQRYDAEQRRWVDDVPPMSTSRAMNEIVCCTNRTYGISESAYLLSKCEVFDPEKKAWAPVSVSRSDFENNCCIVCSVADKIYVIGSTGGLTLGYKMYDPLEDRWCKLKLLPDLPNEYNSELSPYNSYATMGDRLQRALLFR comes from the exons ATGACAACGATCGACTCTTATCGAGAATCGAATTATCTatgcgacgtcgttgtcgtcacCGAAGACGGCCTACGATTTCCAGCGCACAGAATAATACTCGCTTCCGCCAGCGATTTCTTTAGTACCATGTTCGGAGGAGCGTTTCTAGAGAGCGACCGCAACCAAACCGACGTCGCTATTCGTAACATCGAAGGAGCAGCAATGAAGATGCTAATCGAATACGCCTacagagaagaaatcgaatgcCCCGAATCTGTTGAGAATGTGCTATCTCTTTACAAGGCGGCTCACTATATTCAAATGGACGAACTCGTTCGAATGTGCAGCGACTGGCTCAAACGCCACGTGGACGCGTTCAATTGCGTCAGCATAGGGATTGTTGCAGATAAATACGGTAATTCGGATTTACTCCGAGTTGCTGATCGCATTGCGGCGAATAGTATTTTTCTTGTGGCGGAGAGCGAggattttctctcgctttcgaTCGAACACGTGAGCAGGATTTTATCTCGGGATGATATCCGCGTGAAATCGGAAGGCGAATTTCTGAACATTTTGCATAAGTGGATCGTGCACGATGAAgtgtcgcgtcgacgtcacgtcgaagCGCTGTCGAAATTCGTCCGATTTCAACTAATCGATTTTGATGAATCGAAGGACGTTCTTTCGGGTCTTGACTTGGTGTCCCATTATCACTCGTCGGACGGCGGGACCATTCAGCGTCAACTCGGATGCGACGGGGTTATACTACTTGCCGGCGGGAGATGCTGCTATAAAAATAAAGTTACCAAAGAAGCTAGAATATATGACGCCAACAGCGACACGTGGAGTACGTTTCCTTCCCTGGCAGTGGGAACGTATTCCTCGAGGATTGTGACATCTTGTGACGTGCTTTACGCTTTAGGTGGTTATACGTCATACGGAGGAGATTCTAGTAGTATTGTTCAGCGATATGATGCTGAACAACGGCGATGGGTGGACGACGTGCCACCTATGTCTACTTCAAGAGCAATGAACGAAATAGTTTGTTGTACCAATCGCACGTACGGTATCAGTGAGAGCGCTTATCTTCTGTCGAAGTGTGAAGTGTTTGAtccagagaagaaagcgtgGGCACCCGTTTCCGTTTCTCGGAGTGACTTTGAGAATAACTGCTGCATTGTATGTTCGGTGGCTGACAAGATTTATGTAATTGGCTCTACCGGCGGTTTGACATTGGGCTATAAGATGTACGATCCACTGGAAGACCGTTGGTGTAAACTTAAGCTTTTGCCAGACCTGCCAAATGAATACAACTCAGAACTGAGTCCTTATAATTCATACGCCACCATGGGAGACCGA TTGCAGCGAgcgcttctctttcgttga